The genomic segment TGTACCCTCAAATGCACTTTCAAAACATCTGCTTCACTAAATTGTTTTAAACAGACTTCACACTCGTAATCCTTTTTTCCAGTATGCGAGCTGATATGACGTTTCAGACCATGTAGATAAGTaaacttcttaaaacaaatttcacactcgtaaggtttttctccagtgtgcttTCTAAAGTGTTTTTTCAAACAACCTGAATCATTAaatcgcttaaaacaaatttcacactcataaggtttttctccagtgtgcttTCTAAAGTGTTTTTTCAAACAGCTTGAATCACTAAGttccttaaaacaaatttcacacttgtaagggtTTTCTtcagtgtgtactctcatatgCCTTTTCAAACGTCCAGCTTCACTAAATTGTTTTAAACAGATTTCAcacttgtaattattttttccAGTATGCGATATGATATGATATTTCAGACTACCTGGATGAGCAAACTGctcaaaacaaatttcacacttgtaaggtttttctccagtgtgcagtcTCAAATGCATTTTCAAATTTCCTGCTTcagtaaattgtttaaaacaaatttcacagttgtaaggtttttctccagtatgcactctcGAATGCCTTCTTAAAGTTCCTGCTTcagtaaaatgtttaaaacaaatttcacatgtaTAAGGCTTTTCTtgagtgtgcactctcaaatgtctttttaaatatattggaaGAGTAAATTCCTTGGAGCATGTTTCACACTTGTACGAATTTCCTCTAGTGGGTGTTACCAAAGATCTTTCAGATTTCGTTTGAATTTCGTTCTGAataaaacctaaaataaaaatcaaactataaaactttgcATGAAGAAACAGCAGAtcataaataaaaagtaataaatatagAATAATGAACAAAGTTATATCCAGATTTAACGTAAAGGCCTCTGTTATAAACCGATGTATGGCTTCAGCTAATTGTTTTATTGTATATCTTCATTTATTCATAATATCCATTCCAGAATTACTAGACCCTGTACAATCTTGTAGTTTCCAAAGTGTTTGTCGCCTGCACTCTATTGTCTCGCAGTCATGCAGGATATGGTTGCTTGTTTCAGGTTCTCTGCTACAGAATCTGCAGTTTCGGTCTTTATGACCCAACCTCATTATATGCAAGTATCTCTTGAAAGGTGCATGACCAATAAGGAAGCTTGTTATGATTCTGAGCAGATTCTTACTTGTTCTCTGCAATAGTTCAGCCCTAACGTTgtcctgaagctattttcttttgacattttaatattatttaccatttttattgagaattaaccacaattttagtttaaaataagtgtatgttgatgtttcgatttccacttttcAAAATGTATTCTGattaattcccaataaaaatagtaataaagtTCAGCCCTATTAATGCATGTCCGTCCAATATATATTTTGCCACATGCTTAACCAGGTATACTTCCCCAGAGAGAATTATgttgttatttatttaacaacCGGCAGAGCCCAATTAGAATTAGTGTAAACTTTTGATTATtcataaatattgaaaaaaaaaacaaaagtaattacAATTATGTGAATATAAATGAGACGAAAATACAAAAATTCTTACACAGCGAGATCACACAAATCAAAGGTTATCACAGCTTATAACATAATCCAGAAACATggatatttatattataaactgAGAATGTCAATCTAACAGAGTTGATTAGCCAGTTTAGACTATCTGAAGACAAAAGTGTGAAGCCCATAATTAGTATGGTGAATTGGTTATGACTGATTGCTCAGTGTGAGATTCTAGATAATATATTCTATTCTAAGTGAGATATTAGATTGTAGTTCAAAGTTCTGTTATTTGATAAGAACAAcgattttatggatttaaatataaatataattattgttcAGACAATCTTATAATTTATGGAAACCATTTCTACGGTGAGAATCCATAGATAAGTTTCTTTTTCTTAAATAACGATGTTGCCAAACAAACGTTTTTGCAATGATtgtttaaacttaattttaacaACTTCACTGTCGCAATGGCAATATATATCAGAAGTTTTCCATGTTcaacattattttaaaattaaatatcattgagtaaattaaatttagatttttattattaCCCAGTACATATGAACATCGAATTAGCAGGTTTTTGttgagaggttgtaaataatattcgaaaCGCAGACGAtactgtactagttgcaagaacagtagaagaattacaatgattacttacaaatataaatattgcctgcaacaattatggcacaagtatcaatatcaaaaaaactaagtatatggtcttcagtaagaacatgacacaatcaacacatattagtataaacggcattcaaattgaaaaagtatcaggttacaaatacttgggtacttcaataaacgaaactggagaccaaaacaatgaaataaaaagatgtatagaaattgccagggccactttcataaagatgaggaaattcttctgcaacagtgATATAAGTATCCCTCTctgattaagaatgctaaggggctacgtatttaacacgctattatacagtgtagaggcctggactctcaagcagaacaatataaaaaatattgaaagtttgtACTTAGCAAACTGTATATAGCAATATCTCACTTAATCTGCTTGTAATAAAAGTTCCTCACTTAACAACATCTATAAATAGACTAAAACTTACTACTTCTGTTAATTTTGGGTAGTAACTTGGATGTCTTCATAGTTATACAATCTTTTTTGTGTTCTATCTCAGATGAAGCTCCTATCTCTAATTTTATATCTCTGTTTGAGTCAAATGTTTTTGTACTCCTTTTAAATGCAGTTTCACACCTATGGTTTACTTCTAAGCTATGTTCCTGcagttctttctttatttttgtgtTAACTTCTGGAATAGTAATATGTTCCAGCAATTCTGTCTTTATTTCTGTCTTGACTTCTTGAATAGTAATATTATGGGATGGGTTACTTATTTCATATTGTAATGTATGTTCTTCTATTTTAATATCATCTGAACAATATGCATCTGATAAAGAATACTCTGTGTAATTACTCTCAAACATACATTCTCTGAGTTCTGATTTAATTTGTATGTTAACATGTTGGTCTAGAGAATCACTATCTTTATCAGAtattaatacattttgttttctttttttacaatcGTCACTTAAATccattttatatgtttatttaattttaatttaaacaattaattaaataatggTGGATATCTTTAATAACAGTTACGAATATAGAAGCATAATTATGAAGACTCTCATCATAAAATAGTTTCAACCATTTTTTTGGAAACAAACATGTTACACGTTAGGTTAGGTCATtcataccaaagaatatagacgcttttCATACTGTCATAGATAAGAGGCAGAGTTGCCAAATGCGATTTTCTAAAAATCCCCCACTTAGAAACTGAAATTCTCCCAAATTTAAGATGGTATGTTacaatgttaaaatttatatacttacagttaccaaagaatatagacgcttacaGTTACTGTACAGTTATCAtcactatttcaaaacaaatcttCAACTTTTGATTATGAACGCAAACTGTACACTTTTTATTCGGTAACGTGCCTAAAAATTTGTATTGTGTAATAATTTTTGAACTTAGGTACAAAATAACTACGTTAAATGATTAATTATCCAAAAAACTGTATTTTAAGCAAATGTTCGTTATCCATACTGCcgtaattttta from the Diabrotica undecimpunctata isolate CICGRU chromosome 1, icDiaUnde3, whole genome shotgun sequence genome contains:
- the LOC140432664 gene encoding uncharacterized protein, whose translation is MDLSDDCKKRKQNVLISDKDSDSLDQHVNIQIKSELRECMFESNYTEYSLSDAYCSDDIKIEEHTLQYEISNPSHNITIQEVKTEIKTELLEHITIPEVNTKIKKELQEHSLEVNHRCETAFKRSTKTFDSNRDIKLEIGASSEIEHKKDCITMKTSKLLPKINRSSFIQNEIQTKSERSLVTPTRGNSYKCETCSKEFTLPIYLKRHLRVHTQEKPYTCEICFKHFTEAGTLRRHSRVHTGEKPYNCEICFKQFTEAGNLKMHLRLHTGEKPYKCEICFEQFAHPGSLKYHIISHTGKNNYKCEICLKQFSEAGRLKRHMRVHTEENPYKCEICFKELSDSSCLKKHFRKHTGEKPYECEICFKRFNDSGCLKKHFRKHTGEKPYECEICFKKFTYLHGLKRHISSHTGKKDYECEVCLKQFSEADVLKVHLRVHTGERPYQCEICFKQFTRGGSLKCHIRSHTGEKPHKCEICFKQFTRATSLKRHFKSHSGEKAH